From Chloroflexota bacterium, the proteins below share one genomic window:
- a CDS encoding fumarylacetoacetate hydrolase family protein, giving the protein MKLVTYIAAGGGPRLGVAQGDAIYDLPGAAAVFDIALPSNMLDFLSLGDKGIAEAQYVLAQVAKAGAWPHYSHADVRLLAPVPRPPKILALAGNFQEHIKEGGGKAVDKTRITPRVFMKPSTSVIGPGQPVLLPRISQTIDWELELAVVLGKRGRYIKVSEAMDYVAGYMVFNDVSARSLNIAKGRDARDGDGWFDWLNGKWLDSFGAMGPYLVTKDEIADVNNLAIRLYVNNELKQEGSTSQMIFNIAEMISFSSELMTMEPGDVIASGTPSGVGATTGTYLKAGDVMRGEIASLGVLINHVTEEA; this is encoded by the coding sequence GTGAAACTGGTAACCTATATTGCTGCCGGCGGCGGCCCCCGCCTGGGTGTGGCGCAGGGCGACGCCATCTACGATCTGCCCGGCGCGGCGGCTGTGTTCGACATCGCGCTGCCGTCGAACATGCTCGACTTCCTGTCGCTGGGCGACAAGGGCATCGCCGAGGCGCAGTACGTGCTCGCGCAGGTGGCCAAGGCCGGTGCCTGGCCGCACTACTCGCATGCCGACGTGCGCCTGTTGGCGCCGGTGCCGCGTCCGCCGAAGATCCTGGCGCTGGCCGGCAATTTCCAGGAGCACATCAAGGAAGGCGGCGGCAAGGCCGTCGACAAGACGCGTATCACGCCGCGCGTGTTCATGAAACCGTCGACCTCGGTCATCGGCCCCGGCCAGCCGGTGCTGCTGCCGCGCATTTCGCAGACGATCGACTGGGAACTGGAGCTGGCTGTCGTGCTCGGCAAGCGCGGTCGCTATATCAAGGTGAGCGAGGCGATGGACTACGTCGCGGGCTACATGGTCTTCAACGACGTGTCGGCGCGCTCGCTCAATATCGCCAAGGGGCGCGACGCCCGCGACGGCGACGGCTGGTTCGACTGGCTGAACGGCAAGTGGCTGGACTCGTTCGGCGCGATGGGCCCGTACCTGGTGACGAAGGACGAGATCGCCGACGTGAACAACCTCGCGATCCGCCTGTACGTCAACAACGAGTTGAAGCAGGAAGGCAGCACGTCGCAGATGATCTTCAACATCGCCGAGATGATCTCGTTCTCGTCGGAGCTGATGACGATGGAGCCCGGCGACGTGATCGCCTCAGGCACGCCGTCAGGTGTGGGCGCGACGACCGGCACCTACCTGAAGGCGGGCGACGTCATGCGCGGCGAGATCGCCTCGCTGGGTGTTCTGATCAACCATGTGACGGAAGAGGCGTAG